A single Lolium perenne isolate Kyuss_39 chromosome 6, Kyuss_2.0, whole genome shotgun sequence DNA region contains:
- the LOC127305452 gene encoding SAP-like protein BP-73, which yields MSGATPALLHHHGASVRATLPVYHVDCRFPPGSCFLSKSPILGPYTVSLACGASPNNHRPRNLDISRQQKRGSARGKSKPYQERDDTENNDEFDSDTAFSKNGPPISLTSSSRPQATSVPGEREKEIVELFKRVQTQLRARGKGREDKKPEPTKSQGERGSVDSLLNLLRKHSVDQRRKTSDEKEQSFDQTWRNNDSGNKQSSRIFGTKNDAQEVQKPPPATFQRPPSSFRRRSPVPGVKFQLVTNPDADAGAGAKSIVNGKADAVLKAKAPPVVEEETAPDGPDSSVPLYEPDSVIEEPEDASLDEFVVSDDESDPLDTDELLADEYVEHLEISDVTDSIASQDDSLENSPAEVSDLSSLKVTELRELAKSRGLRGYSKMKKSELVSVLSDTA from the exons ATGTCCGGCGCTACCCccgccctcctccaccaccacg GGGCTTCAGTCAGAGCAACACTACCTGTTTATCATGTGGATTGCAGATTCCCTCCAGGATCTTGTTTCCTGAGTAAATCGCCTATCTTGGGCCCATATACTGTTTCTCTGGCTTGTGGTGCTAGCCCTAACAACCATAGACCAAGGAACCTGGATATCTCACGACAACAAAAGAGGGGTTCTGCAAGGGGGAAAAGCAAGCCATATCAAGAAAGGGACGACACTGAGAACAACGATGAGTTTGACAGTGATACAGCGTTCTCCAAAAACGGACCACCTATCTCTTTGACAAGCAGCTCACGTCCCCAGGCAACATCAGTTCCAGGGGAAAGGGAGAAGGAGATTGTAGAGCTGTTTAAAAGGGTTCAAACACAACTCCGTGCGAGGGGAAAAGGCAGGGAGGACAAGAAGCCTGAACCTACAAAATCTCAGGGTGAGAGGGGTAGCGTCGACTCTCTTCTCAATTTGCTCAGGAAACACTCCGTGGACCAAAGACGGAAGACCAGTGATGAGAAAGAGCAGAGTTTCGACCAAACATGGAGAAACAACGATTCTGGAAACAAGCAGAGTTCAAGGATCTTTGGCACGAAAAACGATGCTCAGGAAGTGCAGAAGCCACCTCCTGCAACCTTCCAGAGACCACCTTCAAGTTTCAGGCGAAGATCTCCTGTTCCTGGGGTTAAGTTCCAGCTTGTTACCAATCCAGACGCAGATGCAGGTGCTGGAGCCAAGTCTATCGTCAATGGCAAGGCTGATGCTGTACTGAAGGCCAAGGCACCAccagtggtggaggaggagactgCTCCCGATGGACCTGATTCATCAGTACCTCTGTACGAACCCGACTCTGTAATAGAAGAACCAGAGGATGCATCTCTGGACGAGTTTGTTGTTTCAGACGATGAATCAGATCCACTGGATACCGATGAGCTACTAGCTGATGAGTATGTGGAACATTTGGAGATCTCTGATGTTACAGATAGCATCGCATCTCAAGATGACAGTCTTGAAAATTCCCCTGCAGAAGTTTCTGACCTAAGCTCGCTGAAGGTCACAGAGCTGAGAGAGCTGGCGAAATCCCGAGGACTCAGAGGTTACTCAAAGATGAAGAAAAGTGAGCTGGTTTCCGTACTGAGCGACACTGCCTGA